The Chryseobacterium scophthalmum genome has a window encoding:
- a CDS encoding M43 family zinc metalloprotease encodes MKKFTISKVISLFSMVFAVTVSAQKLEDSKLGFGKAYIKDELKDPNGIIRCASTGYEKYLQATDPNRMTDAQFEAWINPLIEKAKLNKSQNGGVVTIPVVVHVIHSGEAYGTGANITDEQVQSQITVMNQDFRRMAGTPGYNTTLVGADTMIQFALAKVDANGNPTNGIDRVNLCYPDWSTGNINGYVKPLTIWNPTEYMNMWSVNFSDNTLLGYAQFPSNSTIPMPAGGAANTDGVVANYTTFGSTDYGSFPMNAPYDKGRTMTHEVGHFLGLRHIWGDATCGNDYCADTPTAHTANYTCNTNIAGCTAGEIEMVRNYMDYTNDTCMNIFTQNQKDRITTVMNNSPRRVELKTSIKDVAIPLFPNDAEIKFENACSLDNLCTGYTLRIVLTNRGTAALTAAVIPYTVNGTAYSYNWSGNLAQDKYEIVSLPIPTTATNGPLTVNLTSVNGVADQRVSNNTLTGTFNNPAIATNTATNFVFNLQLDYWGSEVNWNLKNSAGTIVYSSGNGYQDVPNPTTSTPLPALITQNWTLNTNDCYTFTINDVYGDGIYDNGGFYNIKTTAGADVIVGSSYSKKQTRALRLGALGTSEMIKETFAIYPNPTTDVLNITKVSNKAKFEIHNAVGQIVKAGEIKNNQVRVSELVRGTYIITVSDKGVSETLKFIKK; translated from the coding sequence ATGAAGAAATTTACAATTTCAAAAGTAATTTCTCTGTTTTCTATGGTTTTTGCTGTGACAGTCAGTGCACAAAAACTAGAAGATAGTAAATTAGGTTTTGGTAAAGCTTATATAAAGGATGAGCTTAAGGATCCGAATGGTATTATCCGCTGTGCTTCTACAGGATATGAAAAATATCTTCAAGCAACTGATCCGAATAGAATGACTGATGCTCAGTTTGAAGCATGGATAAATCCTTTAATTGAAAAGGCAAAACTAAACAAATCTCAAAATGGAGGTGTTGTTACAATTCCAGTAGTTGTACACGTTATTCACTCAGGTGAAGCATATGGTACGGGAGCAAACATTACAGATGAGCAGGTTCAGTCTCAGATTACAGTGATGAATCAGGATTTTCGTAGAATGGCAGGAACGCCAGGATACAATACAACTTTAGTTGGTGCAGATACTATGATACAATTTGCATTGGCAAAAGTTGATGCTAATGGAAATCCTACGAACGGGATAGACAGAGTGAATTTGTGTTACCCTGATTGGTCAACAGGTAATATTAACGGTTATGTAAAACCATTAACTATTTGGAATCCTACAGAGTATATGAATATGTGGAGTGTGAATTTTTCGGATAACACATTATTAGGATATGCACAATTTCCATCAAATTCTACAATACCAATGCCCGCTGGAGGCGCTGCTAATACAGATGGGGTAGTGGCAAATTATACAACTTTTGGAAGTACAGATTATGGATCTTTTCCTATGAATGCACCATATGATAAAGGGAGAACTATGACTCATGAAGTTGGTCACTTTTTAGGATTAAGACATATTTGGGGTGATGCAACATGCGGAAATGATTATTGTGCAGATACGCCTACTGCTCACACTGCTAATTATACATGTAATACTAATATAGCGGGATGTACAGCAGGAGAAATAGAGATGGTGCGAAATTATATGGATTACACAAACGATACATGTATGAATATTTTTACGCAGAATCAAAAAGATAGAATTACAACTGTAATGAATAACTCTCCTAGAAGAGTTGAATTAAAAACGTCTATAAAAGATGTAGCAATTCCATTATTTCCTAATGATGCTGAAATAAAATTTGAAAATGCATGTTCATTAGATAATCTTTGTACTGGATATACCTTGAGAATTGTTCTTACGAATAGAGGGACAGCAGCTCTTACTGCTGCAGTTATACCATATACAGTAAATGGAACTGCTTATTCATATAACTGGTCAGGTAATTTAGCACAAGATAAGTACGAAATTGTATCATTACCAATTCCTACAACGGCAACAAATGGACCATTAACAGTTAATCTTACATCTGTAAATGGTGTAGCAGATCAGAGAGTGTCTAATAATACATTAACAGGAACTTTCAATAATCCTGCTATAGCTACAAACACAGCAACTAACTTTGTATTTAATTTACAGTTAGATTATTGGGGTAGTGAAGTAAACTGGAATCTGAAAAATAGTGCAGGTACAATTGTTTATAGTAGTGGTAATGGTTATCAGGATGTGCCTAATCCTACTACTAGTACTCCTCTTCCTGCTTTAATTACGCAAAACTGGACATTAAACACTAATGATTGCTATACATTTACTATTAATGATGTGTATGGTGACGGTATTTATGACAATGGAGGCTTCTATAATATTAAAACTACAGCAGGAGCTGATGTTATTGTAGGTTCTTCATATTCAAAAAAACAAACTAGAGCATTGAGATTAGGTGCATTAGGAACTAGTGAAATGATTAAGGAAACTTTTGCGATTTATCCAAATCCAACAACAGATGTATTAAATATCACAAAAGTTTCGAATAAAGCTAAATTTGAGATTCATAATGCTGTAGGGCAAATTGTAAAAGCTGGAGAAATTAAAAATAACCAAGTTAGAGTATCTGAATTGGTGAGAGGTACATATATTATTACAGTAAGTGATAAAGGTGTATCTGAAACTTTGAAATTTATCAAGAAATAA